The following are from one region of the Nitrospirota bacterium genome:
- a CDS encoding FumA C-terminus/TtdB family hydratase beta subunit: MAEYRIRAPVLEEDVRRLRVGDIVFIDGVVHAWRDRAYDHAFELLKKGERLPENLKGCVHWHCGPITKKVGGKWIVVSAGPTTSRRFDKVEPIAIREWGVKIVIGKGLGMGSGVAEALKMCGAAYLSAVGGAASYYGKKIKKVRAVHWLELGMPEAMWVFEVENFGPLEVSMDSYGENLYDDIKKEVNKNLLEVYRALGVNVAETELSLGEIGR; encoded by the coding sequence ATGGCTGAATACAGGATTAGAGCCCCAGTTTTGGAAGAGGATGTCAGGAGGCTCAGGGTAGGTGACATCGTGTTCATCGACGGAGTAGTACATGCGTGGAGGGATAGGGCCTATGACCATGCCTTCGAACTTTTAAAGAAAGGCGAGAGGCTTCCTGAGAATCTGAAGGGATGTGTCCACTGGCACTGTGGCCCTATAACAAAGAAGGTTGGAGGTAAATGGATTGTTGTTTCAGCCGGGCCTACCACCAGTAGACGTTTTGATAAAGTGGAACCTATAGCTATCAGAGAGTGGGGCGTAAAGATAGTCATAGGTAAAGGCCTCGGGATGGGCAGTGGAGTAGCTGAAGCATTAAAGATGTGTGGAGCAGCTTATCTTTCGGCTGTCGGAGGAGCGGCTTCTTATTATGGTAAAAAGATCAAAAAAGTCAGAGCCGTACACTGGCTTGAGCTCGGCATGCCTGAAGCTATGTGGGTCTTCGAGGTTGAAAACTTTGGGCCACTGGAGGTATCCATGGATTCCTACGGGGAAAACCTTTACGACGATATTAAGAAGGAGGTAAACAAAAATCTATTAGAGGTTTACAGGGCACTTGGTGTAAATGTGGCTGAAACAGAGTTATCTTTAGGAGAAATAGGAAGGTAG
- a CDS encoding selenium metabolism-associated LysR family transcriptional regulator translates to MFDFRLKIFCTVAELQSFSKAGQVLYITQPAVSFQIKSLEEELGVRLFNRERNKVVLTDVGKILFNYAKKIFQIYEEAEKEIGKITHSIKGKLIIGATSIIGRYYLPTVIEAFKQKYPDAEVIAQISNTETLIKSLLQDTLDLCIVSEPLSMYGDSFLYYPYIKDKLVLIVPSNHRWVTRESITLEELLEEPFIIREEGSGTRTTIEHYLHEREKRIEDLNIIMTLGSTEAVKGAVESGVGVSILSKCPVKRELEIGSVRIVKIEGMKMFQNFTIVYPRKFQRLISERFLHFIQEIKPCS, encoded by the coding sequence ATGTTCGATTTTCGTCTCAAAATCTTTTGCACCGTTGCAGAGTTGCAAAGCTTCTCTAAAGCAGGTCAAGTACTGTACATAACCCAGCCAGCTGTCTCTTTTCAAATTAAATCCCTTGAGGAGGAACTTGGGGTTAGGTTATTTAATAGGGAGAGAAACAAGGTCGTTCTTACAGATGTTGGGAAAATTCTTTTTAATTATGCGAAAAAGATTTTCCAGATCTATGAAGAAGCAGAAAAAGAGATAGGTAAAATTACCCATTCGATAAAGGGTAAACTAATCATTGGTGCAACTTCTATAATCGGTAGATATTATCTTCCTACGGTCATTGAGGCATTCAAGCAAAAATACCCCGATGCCGAAGTCATCGCTCAGATTTCAAATACGGAGACGCTAATAAAATCCTTACTACAGGACACACTGGATTTATGTATTGTGAGTGAACCATTATCTATGTATGGAGATTCATTTCTTTATTACCCGTATATTAAAGATAAACTGGTTCTTATTGTCCCTTCAAATCATCGATGGGTAACTCGAGAATCGATTACCCTTGAAGAGCTACTGGAAGAACCCTTTATTATTCGAGAAGAGGGGTCTGGCACAAGGACTACAATTGAACACTATCTCCATGAAAGGGAGAAACGGATCGAAGATTTAAATATTATCATGACTCTTGGAAGCACAGAGGCTGTGAAAGGTGCGGTAGAAAGTGGGGTAGGGGTTTCTATTCTTTCAAAATGCCCAGTAAAGAGGGAATTAGAGATAGGCTCGGTAAGAATAGTAAAAATTGAAGGTATGAAAATGTTTCAAAATTTTACAATTGTGTATCCTCGAAAATTTCAGAGGTTGATTTCAGAGAGATTTTTACATTTTATCCAAGAGATTAAGCCTTGTAGTTAA
- a CDS encoding fumarate hydratase yields MIIVSDGVISQELVAKAGAILLKTAATRFPDFYIKVIEDHLKKERHPGAKARLKRMIEAIRCSHEEGRPICQDTGIPLYFVTIGEYARVRGDINAALNLGTEKATKETPLRENVVHPLTCQNPGTNVGWGMPYVVYDFKPGADYIEIKAVARGDGEDMPTTIVRMPSTGPRLQNIKKGILEVIYNSRWACPPHVIGICIGANVTIATHIALKATFRIPTGARSTDPMTAQLEEELLNAINSLGIGPGALGGDTTALAVHVELAGCHTISPALVVAPGCWTTGRFAVGRLYNDGRFEGLTHPDIQVT; encoded by the coding sequence ATGATAATTGTGAGTGACGGTGTTATATCTCAAGAGTTAGTTGCTAAGGCTGGGGCCATCCTCCTTAAGACTGCTGCTACAAGGTTCCCAGATTTCTATATAAAGGTCATTGAAGACCATCTAAAGAAAGAGCGCCATCCTGGAGCCAAAGCAAGGCTTAAAAGGATGATTGAGGCTATAAGATGCTCTCACGAAGAGGGAAGGCCTATATGCCAAGACACAGGCATACCCTTATACTTTGTAACTATAGGAGAGTATGCTAGGGTAAGAGGAGACATTAATGCAGCTCTGAACCTTGGAACTGAAAAAGCTACTAAAGAGACACCTTTAAGAGAGAATGTTGTTCATCCATTGACCTGCCAAAACCCTGGAACCAATGTTGGATGGGGAATGCCTTATGTTGTCTATGACTTTAAGCCTGGAGCAGACTACATAGAGATTAAAGCTGTTGCAAGGGGAGATGGGGAAGATATGCCTACGACGATTGTAAGAATGCCATCTACAGGGCCAAGGCTTCAAAACATCAAGAAAGGGATTCTGGAGGTAATATATAATTCAAGATGGGCATGTCCGCCTCATGTGATAGGGATATGCATAGGCGCTAATGTGACGATAGCCACTCATATAGCTTTGAAAGCCACCTTCCGAATCCCCACTGGAGCCAGAAGCACCGATCCCATGACTGCTCAGCTTGAAGAAGAACTCTTGAATGCCATTAACTCACTTGGGATAGGACCCGGCGCTTTAGGAGGGGACACTACGGCTCTCGCCGTGCACGTAGAGCTCGCAGGATGTCACACGATCTCTCCTGCTCTTGTAGTCGCCCCGGGTTGCTGGACTACTGGAAGGTTTGCTGTGGGGAGGTTGTATAACGATGGAAGATTTGAGGGATTAACCCATCCAGATATTCAGGTGACTTAG
- the mqnC gene encoding cyclic dehypoxanthinyl futalosine synthase: MFIKRKRVTKEEGINLLDKADLLSLGEAADKIREELHPERIVTFVVDRNINYTNICISRCKFCAFYRDEDDPDAYILSKDEIFKKIDETITLGGTQILMQGGLHPTLSIEFFEDLFSSIKQRYDVQIHSLSPPEIYHIAKISGLNIPQTLRRLKSAGLDSIPGGGAEILVDRVRSEISPKKIGWEQWAEVMIEVHKLGMPTTATMMFGSVETGEEIIEHLIRIREIQDKTGGFTAFIPWTYQSNRTELGGRSATGVEYLKVLALSRIMLDNIKNIQASWVTQGAKMAQVALKFGANDFGSTMLEENVVAATGVSYRTTKEEIIDLIRDAGYIPAQRDTLYNILRIY, from the coding sequence ATGTTCATAAAAAGAAAAAGAGTAACAAAAGAAGAAGGGATTAATCTCCTGGACAAAGCAGACCTTTTGAGTCTCGGTGAGGCAGCAGATAAGATCAGGGAAGAGTTGCACCCTGAGAGAATTGTAACCTTTGTTGTTGACAGAAATATAAATTACACGAATATTTGTATAAGTCGCTGTAAATTCTGTGCCTTTTACAGAGACGAAGATGACCCAGACGCATATATATTGAGCAAGGATGAAATCTTTAAGAAGATAGATGAGACGATTACGCTCGGTGGCACCCAGATACTCATGCAAGGGGGACTACACCCTACCCTTTCGATTGAGTTTTTTGAAGACCTTTTCTCATCCATAAAACAAAGATATGATGTACAGATTCACTCCCTTTCACCACCAGAGATATATCACATAGCAAAGATATCAGGTCTTAATATCCCTCAGACGCTCAGGCGTCTAAAGTCTGCCGGACTTGACTCTATCCCAGGAGGCGGTGCCGAGATACTTGTTGACAGGGTTAGAAGTGAGATAAGCCCTAAGAAGATAGGTTGGGAACAGTGGGCAGAGGTGATGATAGAGGTACACAAACTTGGCATGCCTACAACAGCAACGATGATGTTTGGTTCTGTGGAAACAGGGGAAGAGATAATTGAGCACCTCATAAGGATAAGAGAGATACAGGATAAGACAGGAGGATTCACCGCATTTATCCCATGGACATACCAATCAAACAGGACTGAACTCGGTGGCAGAAGTGCCACAGGAGTAGAGTATCTCAAGGTTCTTGCGTTATCTAGGATAATGCTTGATAACATAAAAAACATCCAGGCGTCCTGGGTTACTCAAGGCGCCAAGATGGCACAGGTTGCTTTGAAGTTCGGTGCAAATGACTTTGGGAGCACCATGCTTGAGGAGAATGTAGTAGCGGCAACGGGGGTGAGTTACAGGACGACAAAGGAAGAAATCATAGATCTTATAAGGGACGCTGGCTATATCCCCGCACAGCGGGATACGTTGTATAATATTTTGAGGATCTACTAA
- a CDS encoding fumarate hydratase, which yields MPIESDILEEIGYNLHFRAATKMPDDVKKALRDIYQRESKKLPKYVLGKIIENFEKAESEKKSICSDPGIPRFYVKVGNRASIRGGFISLEEALRRATARATRDIPLRSNAVHPMTHENPTTNVGIFAPDIYYSFEPKVDWIEITVSHKGGFYGSDYRWLLPGDGIEGMERFFLDAISVNGRRGFACLPSLVGIGIGGNKDVSFRLAREAVSLRTVGDRHPDPFIADFEEELKELANSTMFGTMGLWGDVTVMDVHIEIAYGHTGGPPMSIHQHCNALRRASARIDSKNRVEYKDDPQWFTPYYRRKTIAQEAWE from the coding sequence ATGCCTATCGAATCGGACATCTTAGAAGAAATTGGATATAATTTGCACTTCAGAGCTGCGACGAAAATGCCCGATGATGTCAAGAAGGCATTAAGGGATATTTACCAGAGAGAGTCTAAGAAACTTCCGAAATATGTCCTGGGTAAAATAATAGAAAACTTTGAAAAGGCAGAAAGTGAAAAAAAGTCTATCTGTTCGGACCCAGGTATTCCTCGTTTTTATGTTAAGGTTGGAAATAGAGCTTCGATTCGAGGTGGATTTATATCTTTAGAGGAGGCTCTTAGAAGGGCTACAGCCAGGGCTACAAGAGATATTCCACTGAGATCGAATGCTGTGCATCCCATGACGCATGAAAACCCCACCACAAATGTCGGGATTTTTGCTCCAGATATCTATTATAGCTTCGAACCCAAGGTGGATTGGATCGAGATAACTGTTTCCCATAAAGGTGGCTTTTATGGTAGTGATTACAGGTGGCTTTTGCCTGGAGACGGAATAGAGGGAATGGAGAGATTCTTTTTAGACGCCATCAGTGTGAATGGTCGTCGAGGTTTTGCCTGTTTACCCTCTTTAGTAGGAATAGGGATTGGAGGAAACAAGGACGTGTCATTCAGATTGGCACGGGAAGCTGTTTCGCTTCGTACGGTAGGAGATCGGCATCCAGACCCCTTTATCGCAGATTTTGAGGAAGAACTGAAAGAGCTGGCCAATTCTACCATGTTCGGTACAATGGGGCTGTGGGGAGATGTTACGGTCATGGATGTTCACATAGAAATTGCTTATGGACACACCGGCGGACCGCCGATGTCTATCCACCAGCATTGTAATGCTCTGAGAAGGGCATCAGCCAGAATTGATTCAAAAAATAGAGTTGAATATAAGGATGATCCGCAATGGTTTACGCCTTATTATAGGAGAAAAACTATAGCTCAGGAGGCTTGGGAATGA